The following coding sequences lie in one Capsicum annuum cultivar UCD-10X-F1 chromosome 5, UCD10Xv1.1, whole genome shotgun sequence genomic window:
- the LOC124898437 gene encoding uncharacterized protein LOC124898437 has translation MTIKLVIGGFTLRVYSAYALQIGLGEEEKRRFWEVLDEVVRGIPSSEKIIIGGDFNRYIKTLPTGYDDVHGGFSFGDRNDEGATLLDFTRAIGLVVVNSYFSKKEEYLVTFRSRLDKSQIDFSLLKKGDRSLCKDCKVIPSENLTTHHRLLVIDLVIKRGKKSRGGERRLRVRWDGLTPISALEIGARLEGMRAWECKGDVDSMWDRAVGCIKEVAR, from the coding sequence atgactattaagttggtcattggggggtttacgCTGAGAGTCTATAGTGCTTACGCACTACAGATAGGCCTGGGTGAAGAGGAGAAGAGgagattttgggaggttttggatgaggtggtgcgAGGCAttcctagctcggagaagatcaTCATAGGAGGGGACTTCAATAGGTATATAAAGACTTTGCCAActggttatgatgatgtgcatggaggctTTAGTTTTGGGGATAGGAATGATGAGGGAGCTACTCTTTTGGATTTTACGAGGGCCATTGGGTTGGTGGTTGTGAATTCCTACTTTTCGAAGAAGGAGGAGTATCTGGTTACTTTTCGTAGTAGGTTGGACAAGAGCCAGATTGATTTTAGTCTGCTTAAGAAGGGGGATAGATCtctgtgtaaggactgtaaggtcatcccgagtgagaacctTACGACCCATCATAGACTTTTGGTGATAGACTTGGTTATTAAGAGGGGCAAGAAGAGTAGGGGTGGGGAGAGAAGGCTTAGAGTTAGGTGGGATGGCTTGACTCCAATCAGTGCTTTAGAGATAGGGGCAAGGTTGGAAGGGATGAGGGCATGGGAGTGTAAGGGGGACGtcgatagtatgtgggatagggctgtaGGTTGCATTAAAGAGGTAGCTAGATAG